In a single window of the Diospyros lotus cultivar Yz01 chromosome 10, ASM1463336v1, whole genome shotgun sequence genome:
- the LOC127812269 gene encoding kinesin-like protein KIN-14N isoform X1, which translates to MVSKNPNKPSISNSTVPASPSNNKCLAEEASVDKLQKIGTPKMVGQANGSRSRQAFSVVNGGQDLGPLGGPASIAGSDCSSVDFTREDVEALLNEKMKTKNKFNLKEKCDQMMDYIRRLRLCIRWFQELEGNYLLEKEKLNHLLELAEKKCIDMEMLMKAKEEELNSIIMELRKNYASLQEKFAKEESYKLAAMDSLAREKEAKAAAEKLQASVSEELRIAQRENSSANQKISSLNDMYKRLQEYNTSLQQYNSKLQSELATTNETLKRVEKEKAVVVENLSTLRGHYSSLQDQLTSSRASQDEALKQKEALVSEVGCLRGDLQQVREDRDRQLLHVQALTDEVEKYKECNGKSSAELDRLALRSNELEARCSSQSEQIRTLQNQLAFADEKLQTSDLSALETRAEFEEQKKLIHELQSRLEDAEVKIIEGEKLRKKLHNTILELKGNIRVFCRVRPLLPDEYAGTEQKVISYPTTTEALGQGIDMIQNGQKHSFMFDKVFMPDASQEDVFVEISQLVQSALDGYKVCIFAYGQTGSGKTYTMMGRPGSPDQKGLIPRSLEQIFQTRQSLQPQGWKYEMQVSMLEIYNETIRDLLATNRSCSDVSRAENGAAGKQYAIKHDANGNTHVSDLTIVDVHSTREVSYLLDRAAQSRSVGKTQMNEQSSRSHFVFTLRISGVNESTDQQVQGILNLIDLAGSERLSRSGSTGDRLKETQAINRSLSSLSDVIFALAKKEDHVPFRNSKLTYLLQPCLGGDSKTLMFVNVSPEPSSVGESLCSLRFAARVNACEIGIPRRQTNTRSSESRLSYG; encoded by the exons ATGGTTTCCAAGAACCCGAACAAGCCTTCAATCTCTAACTCTACCGTTCCTGCGAGTCCTTCAAAT AACAAATGTTTAGCTGAAGAAGCTTCCGTGGATAAGCTGCAAAAGATTGGAACACCAAAGATGGTGGGGCAGGCAAACGGCAGCAGAAGCCGGCAGGCCTTCTCGGTTGTGAATGGCGGGCAAGACCTCGGTCCACTTGGCGGGCCGGCTAGCATTGCAGGTTCTGATTGCAGTAGTGTGGACTTCACAAGGGAGGATGTCGAAGCATTACTGAATGAgaagatgaaaacaaaaaataaattcaatctTAAG GAAAAATGTGACCAAATGATGGATTACATTAGGAGGCTTAGGCTCTGCATCAGGTGGTTCCAAGAGCTAGAAGGAAACTACCTGTTGGAAAAAGAGAAGCTAAATCATTTGTTGGAATTGGCAGAGAAGAAATGCATTGACATGG AGATGCTAATGAAGGCAAAAGAAGAGGAATTAAATTCAATCATTATGGAGTTGAGAAAGAACTATGCATCTTTACAAGAGAAATTTGCCAAGGAAGAGTCATATAAGTTG GCTGCGATGGATTCTCTTGCAAGAGAAAAAGAGGCTAAAGCTGCGGCTGAGAAATTGCAAGCTTCTGTCTCGGAAGAGCTCCGGATTGCTCAGCGGGAGAACTCAAGTGCCAATCAGAAG ATCTCATCACTTAATGATATGTACAAGAGATTGCAGGAGTACAACACAAGCTTGCAACAATACAACAGTAAACTCCAGTCAGAGCTTGCTACAACTAACGAAACCCTTAAGCGTGTGGAGAAAGAGAAAGCTGTGGTAGTGGAGAATCTCAGCACTTTAAGGGGTCATTATAGCTCATTGCAGGATCAGCTAACTTCATCTCGA GCTTCCCAAGATGAGGCTTTGAAGCAGAAAGAGGCTCTTGTGAGTGAAGTTGGATGTCTGAGGGGAGATCTGCAGCAAGTGAGAGAAGATCGTGATAGACAATTGTTACACGTACAGGCTTTGACAGATGAAGTGGAGAAATATAAAGAATGTAATGGAAAATCAAGTGCTGAGTTGGACCGCCTAGCATTGAGGTCTAATGAGTTGGAG GCAAGATGTTCATCACAAAGTGAGCAGATAAGAACATTGCAAAATCAACTTGCTTTTGCTGATGAGAAATTACAG ACATCTGATTTATCTGCATTGGAGACGAGGGCAGAATTTGAAGAGCAAAAAAAACTGATTCATGAGTTACAATCTCGTCTTGAAGACGCAGAAGTGAAAATTATCGAAGGAGAGAAACTACGTAAAAAATTGCACAATACAATATTG GAACTAAAAGGGAATATCCGTGTTTTCTGTAGAGTAAGGCCTTTGTTGCCTGATGAATATGCAGGTACAGAACAAAAAGTCATTTCTTATCCCACAACAACTGAAGCACTCGGACAAGGAATTGACATGATACAAAATG GACAAAAACATTCTTTCATGTTTGATAAAGTATTCATGCCTGATGCCTCACAAGAAGATGTTTTTGTGGAAATCTCACAGCTTGTACAGAGTGCTCTTGATGGATACAAG GTCTGCATATTTGCTTATGGCCAAACAGGATCAGGCAAAACCTATACTATGATGGGTAGGCCAGGAAGCCCAGATCAGAAAGGGCTGATACCTCGGTCCTTGGAGCAGATCTTTCAGACTAGGCAATCTCTTCAACCCCAAGGATGGAAGTATGAAATGCAG GTGTCGATGTTGGAAATATATAATGAGACAATACGGGATCTGTTAGCAACAAATCGATCATGTTCAGATGTATCACGTGCAGAAAATGGGGCTGCAGGAAAGCAATATGCAATTAAACATGATGCCAACGGAAACACTCATGTTTCTGATTTGACCATTGTGGATGTTCACAGTACTAGAGAAGTTTCATATCTTTTAGACCGGGCTGCCCAGAGCCG GTCGGTTGGCAAGACCCAAATGAATGAGCAATCTTCCAGAAGCCATTTTGTCTTCACCCTCCGTATATCTGGTGTTAATGAG AGCACCGACCAACAGGTACAAGGCATCCTGAATCTTATTGACCTTGCTGGTAGTGAGCGTCTCTCTAGGAGTGGGTCCACCGGTGACCGGCTGAAAGAAACTCAA GCCATTAATAGAAGTCTGTCATCTTTAAGTGATGTTATATTTGCCTTGGCAAAGAAGGAAGACCATGTTCCCTTCAGGAATTCGAAACTCACATATCTTCTCCAG CCTTGCTTAGGTGGAGACTCGAAGACCTTGATGTTTGTCAATGTCTCCCCCGAACCTTCCTCAGTTGGAGAGTCACTCTGTTCACTTCGGTTTGCAGCAAGGGTGAATGCTTGTGAGATTGGAATTCCTAGGCGTCAAACCAACACACGGTCTTCAGAGTCTCGTTTGAGCTATGGTTGA
- the LOC127812269 gene encoding kinesin-like protein KIN-14N isoform X2, giving the protein MVGQANGSRSRQAFSVVNGGQDLGPLGGPASIAGSDCSSVDFTREDVEALLNEKMKTKNKFNLKEKCDQMMDYIRRLRLCIRWFQELEGNYLLEKEKLNHLLELAEKKCIDMEMLMKAKEEELNSIIMELRKNYASLQEKFAKEESYKLAAMDSLAREKEAKAAAEKLQASVSEELRIAQRENSSANQKISSLNDMYKRLQEYNTSLQQYNSKLQSELATTNETLKRVEKEKAVVVENLSTLRGHYSSLQDQLTSSRASQDEALKQKEALVSEVGCLRGDLQQVREDRDRQLLHVQALTDEVEKYKECNGKSSAELDRLALRSNELEARCSSQSEQIRTLQNQLAFADEKLQTSDLSALETRAEFEEQKKLIHELQSRLEDAEVKIIEGEKLRKKLHNTILELKGNIRVFCRVRPLLPDEYAGTEQKVISYPTTTEALGQGIDMIQNGQKHSFMFDKVFMPDASQEDVFVEISQLVQSALDGYKVCIFAYGQTGSGKTYTMMGRPGSPDQKGLIPRSLEQIFQTRQSLQPQGWKYEMQVSMLEIYNETIRDLLATNRSCSDVSRAENGAAGKQYAIKHDANGNTHVSDLTIVDVHSTREVSYLLDRAAQSRSVGKTQMNEQSSRSHFVFTLRISGVNESTDQQVQGILNLIDLAGSERLSRSGSTGDRLKETQAINRSLSSLSDVIFALAKKEDHVPFRNSKLTYLLQPCLGGDSKTLMFVNVSPEPSSVGESLCSLRFAARVNACEIGIPRRQTNTRSSESRLSYG; this is encoded by the exons ATGGTGGGGCAGGCAAACGGCAGCAGAAGCCGGCAGGCCTTCTCGGTTGTGAATGGCGGGCAAGACCTCGGTCCACTTGGCGGGCCGGCTAGCATTGCAGGTTCTGATTGCAGTAGTGTGGACTTCACAAGGGAGGATGTCGAAGCATTACTGAATGAgaagatgaaaacaaaaaataaattcaatctTAAG GAAAAATGTGACCAAATGATGGATTACATTAGGAGGCTTAGGCTCTGCATCAGGTGGTTCCAAGAGCTAGAAGGAAACTACCTGTTGGAAAAAGAGAAGCTAAATCATTTGTTGGAATTGGCAGAGAAGAAATGCATTGACATGG AGATGCTAATGAAGGCAAAAGAAGAGGAATTAAATTCAATCATTATGGAGTTGAGAAAGAACTATGCATCTTTACAAGAGAAATTTGCCAAGGAAGAGTCATATAAGTTG GCTGCGATGGATTCTCTTGCAAGAGAAAAAGAGGCTAAAGCTGCGGCTGAGAAATTGCAAGCTTCTGTCTCGGAAGAGCTCCGGATTGCTCAGCGGGAGAACTCAAGTGCCAATCAGAAG ATCTCATCACTTAATGATATGTACAAGAGATTGCAGGAGTACAACACAAGCTTGCAACAATACAACAGTAAACTCCAGTCAGAGCTTGCTACAACTAACGAAACCCTTAAGCGTGTGGAGAAAGAGAAAGCTGTGGTAGTGGAGAATCTCAGCACTTTAAGGGGTCATTATAGCTCATTGCAGGATCAGCTAACTTCATCTCGA GCTTCCCAAGATGAGGCTTTGAAGCAGAAAGAGGCTCTTGTGAGTGAAGTTGGATGTCTGAGGGGAGATCTGCAGCAAGTGAGAGAAGATCGTGATAGACAATTGTTACACGTACAGGCTTTGACAGATGAAGTGGAGAAATATAAAGAATGTAATGGAAAATCAAGTGCTGAGTTGGACCGCCTAGCATTGAGGTCTAATGAGTTGGAG GCAAGATGTTCATCACAAAGTGAGCAGATAAGAACATTGCAAAATCAACTTGCTTTTGCTGATGAGAAATTACAG ACATCTGATTTATCTGCATTGGAGACGAGGGCAGAATTTGAAGAGCAAAAAAAACTGATTCATGAGTTACAATCTCGTCTTGAAGACGCAGAAGTGAAAATTATCGAAGGAGAGAAACTACGTAAAAAATTGCACAATACAATATTG GAACTAAAAGGGAATATCCGTGTTTTCTGTAGAGTAAGGCCTTTGTTGCCTGATGAATATGCAGGTACAGAACAAAAAGTCATTTCTTATCCCACAACAACTGAAGCACTCGGACAAGGAATTGACATGATACAAAATG GACAAAAACATTCTTTCATGTTTGATAAAGTATTCATGCCTGATGCCTCACAAGAAGATGTTTTTGTGGAAATCTCACAGCTTGTACAGAGTGCTCTTGATGGATACAAG GTCTGCATATTTGCTTATGGCCAAACAGGATCAGGCAAAACCTATACTATGATGGGTAGGCCAGGAAGCCCAGATCAGAAAGGGCTGATACCTCGGTCCTTGGAGCAGATCTTTCAGACTAGGCAATCTCTTCAACCCCAAGGATGGAAGTATGAAATGCAG GTGTCGATGTTGGAAATATATAATGAGACAATACGGGATCTGTTAGCAACAAATCGATCATGTTCAGATGTATCACGTGCAGAAAATGGGGCTGCAGGAAAGCAATATGCAATTAAACATGATGCCAACGGAAACACTCATGTTTCTGATTTGACCATTGTGGATGTTCACAGTACTAGAGAAGTTTCATATCTTTTAGACCGGGCTGCCCAGAGCCG GTCGGTTGGCAAGACCCAAATGAATGAGCAATCTTCCAGAAGCCATTTTGTCTTCACCCTCCGTATATCTGGTGTTAATGAG AGCACCGACCAACAGGTACAAGGCATCCTGAATCTTATTGACCTTGCTGGTAGTGAGCGTCTCTCTAGGAGTGGGTCCACCGGTGACCGGCTGAAAGAAACTCAA GCCATTAATAGAAGTCTGTCATCTTTAAGTGATGTTATATTTGCCTTGGCAAAGAAGGAAGACCATGTTCCCTTCAGGAATTCGAAACTCACATATCTTCTCCAG CCTTGCTTAGGTGGAGACTCGAAGACCTTGATGTTTGTCAATGTCTCCCCCGAACCTTCCTCAGTTGGAGAGTCACTCTGTTCACTTCGGTTTGCAGCAAGGGTGAATGCTTGTGAGATTGGAATTCCTAGGCGTCAAACCAACACACGGTCTTCAGAGTCTCGTTTGAGCTATGGTTGA
- the LOC127811446 gene encoding probable aldo-keto reductase 5 isoform X2 produces the protein MGGARRIKLGSQGLEVSAQGLGCLGMSDFYGPPKPEQDMIKLIHHAVNSGVTFLDTSDFYGPHTNEILLGKALEGGMREKVQLATKFGVRYADNGKIEVRGDPAYVRATCEASLKRLDVNCIDLYYQHRIDTRVPIEVTMGELKKLIEEGKIKYIGLSEASASTIRRAHAVHPITAVQLEWSLWTRDVEEEIVPTCRELGIGIVAYSPLGRGFFSSGPKIVENISNNDFRKGLPRFQAENLKQNNIMFERVNEMASRKGCAPGQLALAWVLHQGNDVCPIPGTTKVENFNQNIGALSLKLTPEEMAELESIVSADAVQVVLEILQGI, from the exons ATGGGTGGAGCGAGGAGGATTAAGCTGGGTTCCCAAGGTCTGGAGGTGTCGGCTCAGGGACTGGGCTGCTTGGGCATGTCGGACTTCTACGGTCCTCCAAAGCCGGAACAAGACATGATCAAACTCATCCATCACGCTGTCAACTCCGGCGTCACCTTCCTCGACACTTCCGACTTCTACGGCCCCCACACCAACGAAATCCTTCTCGGCAAG GCGCTGGAGGGTggaatgagagagaaagtgCAACTGGCTACCAAATTTGGGGTCAGATATGCCGACAACGGCAAAATAGAGGTGCGTGGCGATCCAGCCTATGTACGGGCCACCTGTGAGGCCAGCTTGAAGCGGCTCGACGTGAATTGCATTGATCTCTATTACCAGCACAGGATTGACACTCGTGTTCCCATCGAAGTCACG ATGGGGGAACTCAAGAAACTGATTGAagagggaaaaataaagtatattggTCTATCTGAGGCCTCTGCTTCAACAATCAGAAGAGCTCATGCTGTCCATCCAATTACAGCTGTACAATTAGAATGGTCTTTATGGACAAGAGATGTGGAGGAAGAAATAGTTCCTACTTGCAG AGAGCTTGGCATTGGGATTGTTGCATATAGTCCATTAGGAAGAGGATTCTTCTCATCAGGTCCCAAGATTGTTGAGAACATCTCAAATAACGACTTCAGAAAG GGTCTCCCAAGGTTCCAGGCGGAGAATCTGAAACAGAATAACATCATGTTTGAGCGGGTTAATGAGATGGCATCAAGGAAGGGGTGCGCCCCTGGGCAGCTGGCATTGGCGTGGGTTCTTCACCAAGGGAACGATGTGTGTCCAATTCCTGGCACCACAAAGGTTGAAAACTTCAATCAAAATATTGGAGCTTTGTCATTGAAACTAACGCCTGAAGAAATGGCTGAGCTGGAATCAATCGTATCTGCTGACGCAGTTCAGG TTGTCCTGGAAATTTTACAAGGTATATGA
- the LOC127811446 gene encoding auxin-induced protein PCNT115-like isoform X1 — MGGARRIKLGSQGLEVSAQGLGCLGMSDFYGPPKPEQDMIKLIHHAVNSGVTFLDTSDFYGPHTNEILLGKALEGGMREKVQLATKFGVRYADNGKIEVRGDPAYVRATCEASLKRLDVNCIDLYYQHRIDTRVPIEVTMGELKKLIEEGKIKYIGLSEASASTIRRAHAVHPITAVQLEWSLWTRDVEEEIVPTCRELGIGIVAYSPLGRGFFSSGPKIVENISNNDFRKGLPRFQAENLKQNNIMFERVNEMASRKGCAPGQLALAWVLHQGNDVCPIPGTTKVENFNQNIGALSLKLTPEEMAELESIVSADAVQGERYGHTSLSWKDSETPSLSLWQAE, encoded by the exons ATGGGTGGAGCGAGGAGGATTAAGCTGGGTTCCCAAGGTCTGGAGGTGTCGGCTCAGGGACTGGGCTGCTTGGGCATGTCGGACTTCTACGGTCCTCCAAAGCCGGAACAAGACATGATCAAACTCATCCATCACGCTGTCAACTCCGGCGTCACCTTCCTCGACACTTCCGACTTCTACGGCCCCCACACCAACGAAATCCTTCTCGGCAAG GCGCTGGAGGGTggaatgagagagaaagtgCAACTGGCTACCAAATTTGGGGTCAGATATGCCGACAACGGCAAAATAGAGGTGCGTGGCGATCCAGCCTATGTACGGGCCACCTGTGAGGCCAGCTTGAAGCGGCTCGACGTGAATTGCATTGATCTCTATTACCAGCACAGGATTGACACTCGTGTTCCCATCGAAGTCACG ATGGGGGAACTCAAGAAACTGATTGAagagggaaaaataaagtatattggTCTATCTGAGGCCTCTGCTTCAACAATCAGAAGAGCTCATGCTGTCCATCCAATTACAGCTGTACAATTAGAATGGTCTTTATGGACAAGAGATGTGGAGGAAGAAATAGTTCCTACTTGCAG AGAGCTTGGCATTGGGATTGTTGCATATAGTCCATTAGGAAGAGGATTCTTCTCATCAGGTCCCAAGATTGTTGAGAACATCTCAAATAACGACTTCAGAAAG GGTCTCCCAAGGTTCCAGGCGGAGAATCTGAAACAGAATAACATCATGTTTGAGCGGGTTAATGAGATGGCATCAAGGAAGGGGTGCGCCCCTGGGCAGCTGGCATTGGCGTGGGTTCTTCACCAAGGGAACGATGTGTGTCCAATTCCTGGCACCACAAAGGTTGAAAACTTCAATCAAAATATTGGAGCTTTGTCATTGAAACTAACGCCTGAAGAAATGGCTGAGCTGGAATCAATCGTATCTGCTGACGCAGTTCAGGGTGAGAGATACGGACACACAAGCCTTTCATGGAAGGACTCGGAGACTCCATCCTTGTCCTTATGGCAAGCTGAATAA